The proteins below come from a single Deinococcus depolymerans genomic window:
- a CDS encoding b(o/a)3-type cytochrome-c oxidase subunit 1, giving the protein MTTALPSQSAPSASLPGLDAATLSSLKTLTQYYAVTAFIALMIGVLLGPLQALNYGGINVYDYPLLKVLLGSYYQGLTLHGVLNALVFTQFFISGWMLYLPVRDLNIRPNMRFAWFTYLTMTAGLLTAAVPLLTNNATVLYTFYPPLEGSPAFYIGAAIMVAASLLVAGQVVWLWLAWKRAHPGRVTPVVTYMSVATWLMWVVAALGLVVEVVVMLIPWSLGLTRGVDPLLARTLFWWTGHPIVYFWLLPAYISWYAFLPRQAGGRMASEGLTRLAFAMFLVFSVPVGLHHQYADPNVQNSWKLIHMFLTFLVAVPSLLTAFSAAASLEDAARARGGRGVIGWVRRLPWGNASMTAQVLAMVSFIFGGAGGIVNASMAFSPVVHNTAWIPGHFHITVGTATTLTFMGVMFWLVPHLTGKRLAAPRLALASVWWWFTGMMLFALGMHWQGLAGVPRRVQVSASAGQAVYDAMHLGVPKAITAASGVVLFVAAVLFYAVLWRTLLSRRVDDPESTPIPTSEAMSPAGETLAGASPLVRRTEPLLALTFVALVLVILVYGPVIAPMLANYQFIPGQRLW; this is encoded by the coding sequence GTGACCACCGCCCTTCCCTCCCAGTCGGCCCCCAGCGCGTCGCTGCCGGGCCTGGACGCCGCCACGCTGAGCAGCCTCAAGACGCTCACGCAGTACTACGCCGTGACCGCCTTCATCGCCCTGATGATCGGCGTGCTGCTGGGGCCGCTGCAGGCGCTGAACTACGGCGGCATCAACGTGTACGACTACCCCCTGCTGAAGGTCCTGCTGGGGTCGTACTACCAGGGCCTGACGCTGCACGGCGTGCTGAACGCGCTGGTGTTCACGCAGTTCTTCATCAGCGGCTGGATGCTGTACCTGCCGGTGCGGGACCTGAACATCCGCCCGAACATGCGCTTCGCGTGGTTCACGTACCTGACCATGACCGCCGGGCTGCTCACGGCCGCCGTGCCGCTGCTGACGAACAACGCGACGGTGCTGTACACCTTCTACCCGCCGCTGGAGGGCAGCCCGGCGTTCTACATCGGCGCGGCCATCATGGTCGCCGCGAGCCTGCTGGTGGCCGGGCAGGTCGTGTGGCTGTGGCTGGCCTGGAAACGCGCCCACCCGGGCCGCGTGACGCCCGTCGTGACGTACATGAGCGTCGCCACGTGGCTGATGTGGGTCGTGGCGGCGCTGGGACTGGTGGTCGAGGTCGTGGTCATGCTGATCCCCTGGTCGCTGGGCCTGACGCGCGGCGTGGACCCGCTGCTGGCCCGCACGCTGTTCTGGTGGACGGGGCACCCCATCGTGTACTTCTGGCTGCTCCCGGCGTACATCTCGTGGTACGCGTTCCTGCCCCGGCAGGCGGGCGGGCGTATGGCCAGCGAGGGCCTGACCCGTCTGGCGTTCGCGATGTTCCTGGTGTTCAGCGTGCCCGTAGGCCTGCATCACCAGTACGCCGACCCGAACGTGCAGAACAGCTGGAAACTGATCCACATGTTCCTGACGTTCCTGGTCGCGGTGCCCAGCCTGCTGACCGCGTTCAGCGCCGCCGCGTCCCTGGAGGACGCCGCCCGCGCCCGGGGGGGCCGCGGAGTGATCGGGTGGGTGCGCCGCCTGCCGTGGGGGAACGCCAGCATGACCGCGCAGGTGCTCGCCATGGTGTCGTTCATCTTCGGCGGGGCGGGCGGCATCGTGAACGCCTCCATGGCCTTCTCTCCCGTGGTGCACAACACCGCGTGGATTCCCGGGCACTTCCACATCACGGTCGGCACCGCGACCACCCTGACGTTCATGGGCGTGATGTTCTGGCTGGTCCCGCACCTGACCGGCAAGCGCCTCGCCGCGCCCCGTCTGGCGCTGGCGTCGGTGTGGTGGTGGTTCACGGGCATGATGCTCTTCGCGCTCGGCATGCACTGGCAGGGTCTGGCGGGCGTGCCCCGGCGCGTGCAGGTGAGCGCCTCGGCGGGGCAGGCGGTGTACGACGCCATGCACCTCGGTGTCCCGAAGGCAATCACGGCGGCCAGCGGCGTCGTGCTGTTCGTCGCGGCGGTCCTCTTCTACGCGGTGCTGTGGCGCACGCTGCTCTCCCGGCGTGTGGACGACCCGGAAAGCACCCCGATCCCCACCAGTGAGGCCATGAGTCCCGCCGGGGAGACCCTGGCCGGGGCGAGCCCCCTGGTGCGCCGCACCGAACCGCTGCTGGCCCTGACCTTCGTGGCCCTGGTGCTGGTGATCCTGGTGTACGGCCCGGTCATCGCGCCCATGCTGGCGAACTACCAGTTCATTCCCGGCCAGAGGCTCTGGTGA